The Oxyura jamaicensis isolate SHBP4307 breed ruddy duck chromosome 8, BPBGC_Ojam_1.0, whole genome shotgun sequence genome has a segment encoding these proteins:
- the LOC118170806 gene encoding hydroxymethylglutaryl-CoA synthase, mitochondrial-like: MGLILRPPSRCEGQACQRTLGLEELLPVAAAALALYFGKQEPGFIDQLGEVLPVVDGETLNANSRELGGLPAEVEGQLLSCRRDSREAVIPSDLRLAALAGDAPRSEEDGGSGQACPPAAGLHGDPAGHRSPFSRHQIPAQLPRGLVLLQVQLLQVFPPAPHLGRCTGTVPEQPLWSPPGVGGGAQGGSHPAQGHLLLPALAARLVRPPAAGEGANKSWLWTSGDKYDDSSKLPGNGAHGGDCALLTHTSGFSVWSSADCKRRHHFIWPGTLIRAGGATLPAHGGTRQFIKVLRQARPAVCPSVRPAAGAKMLRLVGRAARCWGARRGPARAPRVSQCPAATQPARLSSTAAAAAGTGTWPKDVGILALEVYFPAQYVEQAELERFDGVEAGKYTRGLGQQQMGFCAAHEDINSLCLTVVQRLVERGRLSWDAIGRLEVGTETVIDKSKAVKTVLMELFRDSGNSDVEGIDTTNACYGGTASLFNAAAWVESSAWDGRYAVVVCGDIAVYATGNARPTGGAGAIAMLVGPNAPLVLERGLRGTHMEHAYDFYKPDLASEYPVVDGPLSIQCYLRALDRCYAVYRRKAESQWQQAGIHRPFTLDDFKFIIFHTPFCKLVQKSVGRLLLNDFLAAPNPDTAGGLYKGLQPFRGVKLEDTYTSKEVEKAFQAASQEIFNQKTKPSLLLSSRNGNMYTPSMYGCLASLLAQCSAQDLAGSRIGAFSYGSGLAASMFSLRVSQDAAPGSPLDKLLSSLADLPTRLDARKRVAPQDFAEIMKRREETHHLANHTPHGSHTNLFPGTWYLERVDDKYRRQYARKPL; this comes from the exons ATGGGTCTGATCCTCCGCCCTCCCTCCCGGTGCGAGGGCCAGGCCTGCCAGCGCACGCTGGGCTTGGAGGAGCTGCTCCCTGTGGCTGCAGCGGCCCTCGCCCTGTATTTTGGGAAGCAGGAGCC GGGGTTTATTGACCAACTAGGAGAGGTTCTTCCTGTCGTTGATGGAGAAACGCTGAATGCAAACAGCCGAGAGCTTGGCGGGCTTCCAGCGGAGGTGGAGG GGCAGCTCCTCTCTTGTCGCAGAGACTCGCGAGAGGCCGTTATTCCTTCTGATCTCCGTTTGGCAG CTCTTGCAGGGGACGCTCCCAGAAGCGAGGAGGATGGTGGCAGCGGCCAGGCgtgccctcctgctgctgggctgcacgGCGATCCTGCAGGTCACCGG TCTCCCTTCAGCAGGCACCAGATTCCTGCTCAACTGCCCCGAGGGCTGGTCCTACTACAAGTCCAGCTGCTTCAGGTATTTCCGCCAGCTCCGCACCTGGGACGATGCACAG GCACAGTGCCAGAGCAGCCACTCTGGAGCCCACCTGGTGTGGGTGGAGGAGCCCAGGGAGGCAGCCACCCTGCGCAGGGTCATCTCCTACTACCAGCGCTCGCAGCCCGTCTGGTTcggcctccagcagcaggtgaGGGGGCA AACAAAAGCTGGCTGTGGACCAGCGGGGACAAGTACGATGACTCCAGCAAGCTTCCCGGGAACGGCGCCCACGGGGGGGACTGCGCCCTGCTGACCCACACCAGCG GCTTTTCCGTGTGGTCCAGCGCCGACTGCAAGCGGCGGCACCACTTCATCT GGCCCGGCACGCTGATAAGGGCCGGGGGGGCCACGCTGCCCGCCCACGGTGGGACCAGGCAGTTTATAAAAGTGCTGCGTCAAGCCCGTCCCGCCGTCTGTCCCTCCGTTCGTCCAGCGGCCGGGGCGAAGATGCTGCGCTTGGTCGGCCGCGCTGCGCGCTGCTGGGGGGCGAGGCGGGGGCCGGCGCGGGCACCCCGGGTGTCCCAGTGCCCCGCGGCCACGCAGCCGGCACG CCTCTCCAGCACCgccgcggcggcggccggcACGGGTACGTGGCCCAAGGACGTGGGCATCCTGGCGCTGGAGGTGTACTTCCCCGCACAGTACgtggagcaggcagagctggagcgATTCGACGGCGTGGAGGCCGGCAAGTACACGCGGGGCCTGGGCCAGCAGCAGATGGGCTTCTGTGCCGCCCACGAGGACATCAACTCCCTGTGCCTGACGGTGGTGCAGCGGCTGGTGGAGCGCGGCCGCCTCTCCTGGGACGCCATCGGCCGCCTCGAGGTGGGCACCGAGACCGTCATCGACAAGTCCAAGGCCGTCAAGACCGTCCTCATGGAGCTCTTCCGCGACTCGGGCAACAGCGACGTGGAGGGCATCGACACCACCAACGCCTGCTACGGCGGCACGGCCTCGCTCTTCAACGCCGCCGCCTGGGTCGAGTCCAGCGCCTGGGACG GCCGCTACGCCGTGGTGGTGTGCGGGGACATCGCCGTCTACGCCACGGGAAACGCGCGGCCCACGGGAGGTGCCGGCGCCATCGCCATGCTGGTGGGACCCAACGCCCCCCTGGTGCTGGAGAGAG GCCTGCGGGGAACCCACATGGAGCACGCCTACGACTTCTACAAGCCTGACCTGGCCTCCGAGTACCCGGTGGTGGACGGGCCCCTGTCCATCCAGTGCTACCTGCGGGCGCTGGACCGCTGCTACGCCGTGTACCGCAGGAAGGCGGAGAGCCAGTGGCAGCAGG CCGGCATCCACCGGCCCTTCACCCTCGACGACTTCAAGTTCATCATCTTCCACACGCCCTTCTGCAAGCTGGTGCAGAAGTCGGTGGGGCGGCTGCTGCTCAACGATTTCCTGGCTGCCCCCAACCCCGACACGGCCGGCGGTCTCTACAAGGGGCTGCAGCCTTTTCG CGGCGTGAAGCTGGAGGACACCTACACCAGCAAGGAGGTGGAGAAGGCGTTCCAGGCGGCCAGCCAGGAGATCTTCAACCAGAAGACCaagccctccctgctcctctcctcccgcAACGGCAACATGTACACGCCGTCCATGTACGGCTGCCTGGCCTCCCTCCTGGCACA GTGCTCGGCTCAGGACCTGGCCGGCTCCAGGATCGGCGCCTTCTCCTACGGCTCGGGGCTGGCCGCCAGCATGTTCTCGCTCCGTGTCTCGCAGGACGCTGCCCCGG GCTCGCCCCTGGacaagctgctctccagcctggcCGACCTGCCCACCCGCCTGGACGCCCGCAAGCGCGTGGCCCCGCAGGACTTCGCCGAGATCATGAAGCGCCGGGAGGAGACCCACCACCTGG CCAACCACACTCCCCACGGCTCCCACACCAACCTCTTCCCCGGCACCTGGTACCTGGAGCGGGTGGACGACAAGTACCGGCGGCAGTACGCCAGGAAGCCCCTCTAG
- the PHGDH gene encoding D-3-phosphoglycerate dehydrogenase, which produces MAFAKLQKVLISDSLDPCCRDILQAGGIQVLEKPGLSKEELLAEIADCDGLIVRSATKVTADVLEAAERLQVVGRAGTGVDNVDVEAATRKGVLVMNTPAGNSLSAAELTCGMILCLARQIPQAAASMKEGKWDRKKYMGLELNGKTLGVLGLGRIGREVATRMQAFGMKTIGYDPIITPETSAAFGVEQLPLEQIWPRCDFITVHTPLLPSTTGLLNDSTFAKCRRGVQVVNCARGGIVDEGALLRALQSGQCGGAALDVFTQEPPKERELVNHPNVICCPHLGASTREAQSRCGKEIAMQMVDMATGKGLAGVVNGQALSKAFAPQTKPWIALAKALGTVLRATAKPVQGSVQLCTLGTPLKDAGSYLAPAVASGMLAGGRQKEVTLVNALLLAQEAGLKVTATHNDVAPEPHSSAGLLQVSLQGTSLRVAGTVQGSTPVLRELGGATFKQPAPLAGHVLIYRARASEPSTLPTLAGLLGKAGVQLQSYHSSGAVAGEQWSVAGLSAPLPDLAELKPRVMEVFQLHL; this is translated from the exons ATGGCCTTCGCCAAGCTGCAGAAGGTGCTGATCAGCGACAGCCTGGacccctgctgcagggacatCCTGCAGGCCGGTGGCATCCAGGTGCTGGAGAAACCCGGGCTGAgcaaggaggagctgctggcggAGATCGCG GACTGCGATGGGCTCATCGTCCGCTCGGCCACCAAAGTCACCGCCGACGTCCTGGAGGCGGCCGAGAGGCTGCAGGTGGTGGGCAGAGCGGGCACCGGCGTTGACAACGTGGACGTGGAGGCGGCCACCAGGAAGGGCGTGCTGGTGATGAA CACGCCCGCCGGGAACAGCCTCAGCGCCGCCGAGCTGACGTGCGGGATGATCCTGTGCTTGGCCAG GCAGATCCCGCAGGCGGCAGCCTCCATGAAGGAAGGCAAATGGGACCGAAAGAAG TACATGGGCCTGGAGCTGAACGGGAAGACGCTGggcgtgctggggctgggccgCATCGGCAGGGAGGTGGCCACGCGGATGCAGGCTTTCGGCATGAAG ACCATCGGCTACGACCCCATCATCACCCCCGAGACCTCGGCCGCTTTCGGCGTGGAGCAGCTGCCGCTGGAGCAGATCTGGCCCCGCTGCGACTTCATCACGGTGCACACGCCGCTGCTGCCCTCCACCACGG GGCTGCTGAACGACAGCACCTTCGCCAAGTGCCGCCGCGGCGTGCAGGTGGTGAACTGCGCCCGCGGGGGCATCGTGGACGAGGGCGCGCTGCTGCGGGCGCTGCAGTCGGGGCAGTGCGGCGGGGCCGCCCTCGACGTCTTCACGCAG GAGCCCCCGAAGGAGCGGGAGCTGGTGAACCACCCCAACGTCATCTGCTGCCCGCACCTGGGCGCCAGCACGCGGGAGGCGCAGAGCCGCTGCGGGAAGGAGATCGCCATGCAGATGGTGGACATGGCCACCGGGAAGGGGCTGGCCGGCGTG GTGAACGGGCAGGCTCTGAGCAAAGCCTTCGCGCCCCAGACCAAGCCCTGGATCGCCCTGGCCAAGGCCCTGGGCACGGTGCTGCGCGCCACGGCCAAGCCAGTGCAGGGCAGCGTGCAGCTCTGCACCCTAG ggACCCCCCTGAAGGATGCCGGGAGCTACCTGGCACCCGCCGTGGCTTCGGGCAtgctggctggaggcaggcagaAGGAGGTGACGCTGGTGAacgccctgctgctggcccaggaGGCCGGCCTGAAG GTCACAGCCACCCACAACGACGTGGCCCCCGAGCCCCACAGCAGCGCCGGCTTGCTGCAGGTGTCCCTGCAGGGCACCTCACTCCGCGTGGCGGGGACAGTGCAGGGCAGCACCCCGGTGCTGCGGGAGCTCGGCGGGGCCACCTTCAAGCAGCCGGCCCCGCTGGCCGGCCACGTCCTCATCTACAGAGCCAGAGCCTCCGAGCCCAGCACGCTGCCCACGCTCGCTG ggctgctggggaaagCGGGCGTCCAGCTCCAGTCCTACCACAGCTCCGGCGCGGTGGCGGGGGAGCAGTGGAGCGTGGCGGGGCTCTCGGCCCCGCTGCCCGACCTCGCCGAGCTGAAGCCACGTGTCATGGAGGTCTTCCAGCTCCACCTGTAG